One genomic window of Armatimonadota bacterium includes the following:
- a CDS encoding nucleotidyl transferase AbiEii/AbiGii toxin family protein: MKVSRERLTADADATGFRPEVLEKVIQLLGLLDGLRAHPFLKNRLALKGGTALNLFLFEVPRLSVDIDLNYLGSPDRAVMLAERPRLDEAISAVCRRGGFDIRKVPGGHAGGKWLLRYDSAIGEGGNLALDLNFMFRVPLWPVTLRDSHAIAGCQATNVPVLDEHELAAGKLAALLARHAARDLFDAHQLLTQRNLDPARLRLAFVVYGALNRHDWRTVVPEDVDFTESELRDSLIPVLPVGSAPPMGEDSDWGKRLVAECHAALGIVLPFTAEETEFLDRVLDYGEVSPELLTSDPEVQKRIAANPGLLWKAQNVREHRGLA, from the coding sequence ATGAAAGTATCGCGGGAACGCCTGACGGCGGACGCCGATGCCACAGGATTCCGTCCCGAGGTCTTGGAGAAGGTCATTCAACTCCTGGGCCTTCTCGACGGTTTGCGCGCCCACCCGTTCCTGAAGAACCGCCTCGCCTTGAAAGGCGGCACCGCCCTCAACCTGTTCCTCTTTGAAGTCCCGCGATTGTCGGTGGACATCGACCTGAATTATCTCGGAAGCCCTGACAGGGCAGTGATGTTGGCGGAACGACCAAGACTTGACGAGGCGATCTCGGCCGTTTGCCGGCGCGGCGGATTCGATATCCGCAAAGTGCCCGGCGGACACGCGGGCGGAAAGTGGTTACTGCGATACGACAGCGCCATCGGTGAGGGCGGTAATCTGGCACTCGACCTCAATTTCATGTTCCGGGTTCCACTCTGGCCGGTCACACTTCGCGATTCGCACGCGATCGCCGGTTGCCAGGCCACTAACGTCCCGGTCCTGGACGAACACGAACTGGCGGCCGGAAAACTCGCCGCCCTTCTCGCACGTCACGCCGCCCGCGATCTGTTCGATGCCCATCAACTCCTCACTCAGCGCAATCTCGACCCGGCGCGTCTCCGTCTTGCGTTCGTTGTCTACGGTGCCCTGAATCGCCACGACTGGCGAACGGTGGTCCCCGAAGATGTGGATTTCACGGAAAGCGAATTGCGCGATTCTCTCATTCCCGTCCTGCCCGTCGGTTCCGCGCCGCCGATGGGTGAAGACAGTGATTGGGGGAAGCGCCTGGTCGCCGAATGCCACGCGGCCCTGGGGATCGTGTTGCCTTTCACCGCGGAAGAAACGGAGTTCCTCGACCGCGTCCTCGATTACGGCGAAGTGAGTCCGGAACTCCTGACTTCGGATCCCGAGGTGCAGAAGAGGATCGCCGCCAATCCCGGCCTACTCTGGAAGGCCCAGAATGTTCGTGAGCACCGGGGCTTGGCTTAG